The following are from one region of the Salvia hispanica cultivar TCC Black 2014 chromosome 1, UniMelb_Shisp_WGS_1.0, whole genome shotgun sequence genome:
- the LOC125201572 gene encoding chloroplast envelope quinone oxidoreductase homolog: MAGKLMRAVQYFSYGGGTAALKQVEVPVPSASKGEVLVKVEATTLNPIDWKLQKGALRPFMPKKFPYIPAIEVAGGVVEVGPGVENFKPGDKVIAALDVGTGGGLAEYCVAKADVTVIRPAEVSAAEGACLPGAGLTAHGALTSAGLKFDGSGPQKNILVTAASGGVGHLAVQLAKLGNTHVTATCGARNLDLVRSLGADEVLDYKTPEGAALKSPSGKKYDAVIQCAPPVPWSVFEPNLSPTGKVIELSPGASTMWTFAVQKLTMSKKKLVPYFNSVKAENLVFLAELVKQGKLKVVTDCKHPLSDAGAAWAKCIDGHATGKIVVEP; this comes from the exons ATGGCGGGAAAGCTCATGCGCGCGGTTCAGTACTTCAGTTACGGCGGCGGAACTGCTGCTTTGAAG CAAGTTGAAGTCCCAGTTCCTAGTGCAAGTAAGGGTGAAGTCCTGGTGAAGGTGGAAGCCACAACCTTAAATCCTATTGATTGGAAACTTCAGAAAGGCGCGCTTCGTCCCTTTATGCCTAAGAAGTTTCCTTACATTCCTG CTATTGAAGTAGCTGGAGGAGTTGTGGAGGTCGGCCCCGGAGTAGAAAACTTCAAACCTGGTGATAAAGTCATTGCTGCCTTGGATGTCGGT ACAGGAGGTGGTTTAGCAGAATATTGTGTGGCTAAAGCAGATGTAACAGTTATTAGGCCTGCTGAAGTATCGGCTGCTGAAGGAGCATGCCTCCCTGGCGCCGGCTTGACTGCTCACGGGGCCCTCACATCAGCGGGGCTCAAGTTCGATGGCAGTGGCCCCCAGAAGAACATCCTCGTCACTGCAGCCTCCGGTGGCGTCGGCCACTTGGCTGTCCAGCTGGCGAAACTGGGGAACACGCACGTCACCGCCACATGTGGAGCCCGCAACCTCGACCTTGTGAGGAGCCTCGGAGCGGACGAGGTGCTCGACTACAAGACCCCAGAGGGTGCAGCCCTCAAGAGCCCGTCGGGCAAGAAGTACGACGCGGTGATCCAATGCGCGCCTCCCGTCCCGTGGTCGGTGTTCGAGCCGAACCTGAGCCCGACTGGGAAGGTGATCGAGCTCTCGCCTGGAGCGAGCACCATGTGGACCTTCGCCGTGCAGAAGCTCACGATGTCGAAGAAAAAACTGGTGCCATACTTCAATTCCGTCAAGGCGGAGAACCTGGTGTTCCTCGCGGAGTTGGTGAAGCAGGGGAAGCTGAAGGTGGTGACCGACTGCAAGCACCCATTGAGCGACGCCGGAGCTGCTTGGGCAAAGTGCATTGACGGTCACGCTACCGGAAAGATCGTCGTCGAGCCGTAG
- the LOC125211928 gene encoding chloroplast envelope quinone oxidoreductase homolog codes for MAGKLMRAVQYGSYGGGTAALKQVEVPVPSPSKGEVVLKVEATALNPIDWKIQKGVLRPFMPKKFPFIPCHDVAGEVVEVGPGVENFKPGDKVIAGLNVGLGGGLAEYCVAKADVTVLRPVEVSAAEGACLPAAGATAHGILIAAGLKFDGSGPQKNILITAASGGVGHFAVQLAKLANAHVTATCGARNVDFVRSLGADEVLDYKTPEGAALKSPSGKKYDAVIQCAPPVPWSVFEPNLSRTGKVLDLSPGASAMWTFAVKKITMSKKKLVPFFASVKGENLVFLAELVKQGKLKVVIDCKHPLSDAGAAWAKCIEGHATGKIVVEP; via the exons ATGGCGGGAAAGCTCATGCGCGCGGTTCAGTACGGCAGTTACGGCGGCGGAACTGCTGCTTTGAAG CAAGTTGAAGTTCCAGTTCCTAGCCCGAGTAAGGGTGAAGTCGTGCTGAAGGTGGAAGCCACAGCATTAAATCCAATTGATTGGAAAATTCAGAAAGGCGTGCTTCGCCCCTTTATGCCCAAGAAGTTTCCTTTTATTCCTT GTCACGATGTAGCTGGAGAAGTTGTGGAGGTCGGCCCCGGAGTAGAAAACTTCAAACCTGGTGATAAAGTCATTGCTGGCTTGAACGTCGGT TTGGGAGGTGGTTTAGCAGAATATTGTGTGGCTAAGGCAGATGTAACAGTTCTTAGGCCTGTTGAAGTATCAGCTGCTGAAGGAGCATGCCTCCCTGCTGCCGGCGCGACTGCTCACGGGATCCTCATAGCGGCAGGGCTCAAGTTCGATGGCAGCGGCCCCCAGAAGAATATCCTCATCACTGCCGCCTCCGGCGGCGTCGGCCACTTCGCCGTCCAGCTGGCGAAATTGGCGAACGCGCACGTCACCGCTACATGTGGAGCCCGCAACGTCGACTTTGTGAGGAGCCTCGGGGCGGACGAGGTGCTCGACTACAAGACCCCAGAGGGTGCTGCCCTCAAGAGCCCGTCGGGCAAGAAGTACGACGCGGTGATTCAATGCGCGCCTCCCGTCCCGTGGTCGGTGTTCGAGCCGAACCTGAGCCGGACCGGAAAGGTGCTCGACCTCTCGCCTGGGGCGAGCGCCATGTGGACCTTCGCCGTGAAGAAGATCACGATGTCAAAGAAAAAACTGGTGCCATTCTTCGCTTCCGTCAAGGGGGAGAACCTGGTGTTCCTCGCGGAGTTGGTGAAACAGGGGAAGCTGAAGGTGGTGATCGACTGCAAGCACCCATTGAGCGACGCCGGAGCTGCCTGGGCAAAGTGCATCGAAGGCCACGCTACTGGAAAGATCGTCGTCGAGCCGTAG
- the LOC125195292 gene encoding uncharacterized protein LOC125195292, whose protein sequence is MEEKLQALDVYAQADVEAAAWCDLISSRGLTDEEIEEAITEFCQKSELAGSVGAVVPANPLPPQVELKKLPANLKYAYLGEEDSFPVIINSGLTEEQEARLLTVLGKNKKAIGWSLTDLVGISPDVCMHHIRLEDGAKAHRYSQREVNPNMREEILKEILKLLSLGIIYSVPDSEWVSPIHMVPKKLGIQVIKNERNELVPTRLVTGWRMCIDYRKLNNATRKDHFPLPFIDQMLERLAGRKYFCFLDGYSGYFQIYVDPKDQDKTTFTCPFGTYAYRRMPFGLCNAPGHVVSEKGIQVDRAKVDVISKLPFPTDQKGIRGFLGHAGILSEIHQGFRQDCPTPYQISPKRGGAPDWDHPFEVMCDASDYAVGAVLGQKIDGKR, encoded by the exons ATGGAG GAAAAGCTCCAAGCCTTGGATGTGTATGCCCAGGCTGATGTGGAAGCAGCTGCATGGTGTGATCTGATCAGTAGCCGAGGGTTGACTGACGAAGAGATCGAAGAAGCAATTACCGAATTTTGTCAGAAGTCAGAACTAGCAGGATCCGTAGGGGCCGTGGTACCGGCCA ACCCACTGCCCCCGCAAgtggagttgaaaaagttgccaGCAAATcttaagtatgcctacctAGGGGAGGAAGACTCATTCCCTGTAATCATCAATAGCGGGCTGACTGAAGAGCAAGAGGCAAGACTACTAACCGTGCTGGGCAAAAACAAGAAGGCTATTGGATGGAGCCTTACGGACCTGGTAGGTATAAGCCCGGAtgtctgcatgcaccacattaggCTGGAGGATGGAGCCAAGGCGCATAGATATTCTCAAAGAGAGgtgaacccaaacatgcgAGAAGAGATACTGAAGGAAATCTTGAAGTTACTCTCACTGGGCATTATATACTCGGTACCAGATAGTGAATGGGTTAGCCCAATCCATATGGTCCCCAAGAAGTTAGGGATCCAGGTGATTAAGAATGAGAGAAATGAGCTAGTGCCCACCAGACTAGTTACCGGGTGGCGAATGTGCATAGATTACCGAAAGCTGAACAATGCAACCAGGAAGGACCATTTTCCCCTGCCATTCATCGATCAAATGCTGGAGCGACTGGCTGGGAGGAAGTACTTCTGCTTTTTGGATGGGTACAGTGGTTACTTTCAAATCTATGTGGACCCGAAGGACCAGGATAAGACCACATTCACATGCCCGTTTGGAACCTATGCGTATAGGCGTATGCCATTTGGTCTATGCAACGCCCCCG GACACGTGGTGTCAGAAAAGGGGATCCAGGTGGATCGAGCTAAAGTGGATGTCATATCCAAACTACCCTTCCCTACTGATCAGAAAGGAATAAGAGGTTTCCTTGGCCATGCTGGAATTTTATCGGAGAttcatcaaggatttcgccaaGATTGCCCAACCCCTTACCAGATTTCTCCAAAACGAGGTGGA GCTCCTGACTGGGATCACCCCTTCgaggtgatgtgcgatgcTAGTGACTATGCAGTGGGGGCCGTACTAGGTCAGaagatcgatgggaaaag gtag